The following proteins are encoded in a genomic region of Alistipes shahii WAL 8301:
- a CDS encoding DUF4249 domain-containing protein, with the protein MLRCISVFFVVFICWACEVDYSFGEKDFKPRVVVNALISPQEPFAVRLHWSRSYSAQSGFTPVGEAEIRLYEDNTEVVRCPADPEGTTQTTFRAVAGRSYRLVVSVPGYGELSARTTIPEAPAARISFAHQKGWYRHFDMTDLTAGVDAKAIWLRGTERDNNGEKDIYAFYTTSVFVDQVNGANDAYESDEKGSTIDFEYFLRVARENLSAAFPLRFSVFGAVENRHTFQIIAASDTYDRYMRSRYKHELNTGESAQENPFIEQITVYSNIDNGIGIFAGYNYYTTPEL; encoded by the coding sequence ATGCTGCGCTGCATTTCGGTATTCTTTGTAGTTTTTATCTGCTGGGCCTGCGAGGTCGATTATTCGTTCGGCGAAAAGGATTTTAAGCCCCGCGTGGTTGTCAATGCGTTGATCTCGCCGCAGGAACCCTTTGCGGTACGCCTGCATTGGAGCCGCAGCTACTCGGCCCAAAGCGGGTTTACTCCCGTTGGGGAAGCCGAAATCCGCCTGTACGAAGATAATACCGAGGTTGTGCGCTGTCCGGCCGATCCGGAGGGCACGACCCAAACAACGTTCCGGGCTGTTGCCGGGCGCTCATACCGTCTTGTTGTATCGGTCCCCGGTTATGGAGAGTTATCTGCCCGGACGACGATTCCCGAAGCGCCCGCAGCCCGCATATCGTTCGCGCACCAAAAGGGATGGTATCGGCATTTCGACATGACGGACCTTACTGCAGGCGTGGATGCCAAAGCTATCTGGCTCCGGGGTACGGAACGGGACAATAACGGAGAAAAAGATATATATGCGTTCTATACGACTTCTGTATTTGTCGATCAGGTGAACGGCGCGAACGACGCCTACGAATCCGACGAAAAAGGAAGCACCATAGATTTCGAATATTTTCTGCGTGTCGCCCGCGAAAATCTCAGCGCAGCATTCCCGCTCCGCTTCTCGGTTTTCGGAGCCGTTGAAAACAGGCACACATTTCAGATTATTGCGGCGTCCGATACCTACGACCGCTATATGCGCTCCCGATATAAACATGAGCTGAATACGGGGGAAAGTGCGCAGGAAAATCCCTTTATCGAGCAGATCACGGTCTACTCGAACATCGACAACGGTATCGGCATCTTCGCCGGATATAACTATTACACGACGCCCGAATTATGA
- a CDS encoding TonB-dependent receptor plug domain-containing protein has product MRKLLAGCLALCIPALLTAQTPADSISRTEAIDSVVVTARRPLMVYKQTGNIAVDIEQLKYAPLFAGEKDIFKFLQLLPGVSAGKDGMSGLLVRGGSNDQTLILYDDVPIYNQAHAYGILSIFSGETVQSAEVSKGFISPAYGSRLSALTQIRTREGDRLNHRQSLTVGTLSLAGTLDGPIKRDKGSYLISARYFFPEAVLAIADNDIRYGFNDITGKLTYDIHRNHTLSLGVYSGDDHMKNKEDHAENGFGWGNTTASLRLESRWNDNLRSSVVAYYTYLQNRQETEFKDDGFSNWGKTTFKTHEFGARMTFDQRLSRVWSLEYGATFSHQRFEPMHTKSIINGQHKDRGYSSELLVSGALFLNNRFQWGGWRADVGVRGAAYDNSEQTRYAVEPRAQLSYDFGRDNSVWLSGTINSQALVQFNRYYYSMPIDFWTPFRDGRLQHAWQVSLGGRAKLHENLTLSVEGYYKRMRNLPLIYDSDDFLLNNGGFIYGTGRAFGIEAMLQYQTERLSLTASYTYTDSRRRSDGVTYPFEYDVPHDFNAFVSYDVVKRPGRKHTFSLNVAWRSGLPYRLTNESYPDTDGNPIIGITAYPTMRMRNYFRADVSYNMERRKRNGVRNWQFSIINATWHKNPVSIYPYRGSYKATVLIPIMPSVSYTRTFGK; this is encoded by the coding sequence ATGAGGAAACTGCTCGCAGGCTGTCTGGCGCTTTGCATTCCCGCCTTACTTACGGCGCAAACTCCCGCCGACAGCATTTCACGCACCGAAGCGATAGATTCGGTAGTCGTCACCGCCCGCAGGCCGTTGATGGTCTACAAGCAGACGGGTAATATCGCCGTGGACATCGAGCAGCTTAAATACGCTCCGCTGTTCGCGGGCGAAAAAGACATATTCAAATTCCTGCAACTGCTTCCGGGCGTATCGGCCGGAAAGGACGGCATGTCGGGGCTGCTGGTACGCGGCGGCAGCAACGACCAAACATTAATTCTTTACGACGACGTACCGATTTACAATCAGGCGCATGCCTACGGCATCCTCTCGATATTCAGCGGCGAAACGGTCCAATCGGCCGAGGTGTCGAAAGGCTTCATATCACCCGCCTACGGGTCCCGGCTTTCGGCCTTGACGCAGATTCGCACACGCGAGGGCGACCGACTGAATCACCGCCAGTCGCTCACGGTGGGAACCTTGTCGTTGGCCGGGACCCTCGACGGGCCTATCAAACGCGATAAGGGTTCCTACCTCATTTCGGCCCGCTACTTCTTTCCCGAAGCGGTGCTTGCAATCGCCGATAACGATATACGATACGGTTTCAACGATATAACGGGGAAACTGACTTATGACATTCACCGGAATCATACGCTTTCGCTGGGCGTCTATTCGGGCGACGACCACATGAAGAACAAGGAAGATCACGCAGAAAACGGGTTCGGCTGGGGCAATACTACGGCATCCCTGCGGCTGGAATCGCGTTGGAATGATAATCTGCGCTCCTCGGTGGTGGCCTACTATACCTACCTGCAAAACCGTCAGGAAACAGAATTTAAAGACGACGGTTTCAGTAATTGGGGCAAAACGACTTTCAAAACCCACGAGTTCGGAGCACGCATGACGTTCGACCAACGGCTTTCGCGTGTCTGGTCGCTGGAATACGGGGCTACGTTTTCGCACCAGCGGTTCGAACCGATGCACACAAAAAGCATCATCAACGGACAGCACAAGGACCGCGGCTATTCTTCCGAGCTGCTTGTTTCGGGGGCGCTGTTCCTGAACAACCGCTTTCAATGGGGCGGCTGGCGGGCCGACGTGGGCGTGCGGGGCGCGGCCTATGACAATTCGGAGCAGACAAGATATGCAGTAGAGCCGCGTGCGCAGCTATCCTATGATTTTGGCCGCGACAATTCGGTCTGGCTTTCGGGGACGATAAATTCTCAGGCGCTTGTTCAATTCAACCGCTATTACTACTCGATGCCGATTGACTTCTGGACTCCGTTTCGGGACGGCAGGTTACAACACGCATGGCAGGTATCGCTCGGAGGTCGTGCGAAGCTGCACGAAAACCTGACCCTTTCGGTAGAGGGCTATTATAAACGAATGCGCAACCTGCCGCTGATCTACGACAGCGACGATTTTCTGCTGAATAACGGTGGATTCATCTACGGTACGGGACGAGCGTTCGGCATTGAAGCAATGCTCCAGTACCAGACCGAACGCCTGAGCCTGACGGCTTCCTATACCTATACCGATTCCCGCCGCCGCTCGGACGGCGTAACCTACCCGTTTGAGTATGACGTACCGCACGATTTCAATGCGTTCGTCAGCTACGACGTGGTGAAGCGGCCGGGCCGAAAACATACCTTTTCACTCAATGTTGCATGGCGTTCCGGGCTTCCGTATCGCCTGACGAACGAAAGCTATCCGGATACGGACGGTAATCCGATCATCGGCATTACGGCCTATCCCACGATGCGGATGCGCAACTATTTCCGCGCCGATGTCAGCTACAACATGGAGCGCCGCAAGCGCAACGGCGTGCGCAACTGGCAGTTCTCGATCATCAACGCCACATGGCACAAAAACCCCGTGAGCATTTACCCTTACCGGGGCAGCTATAAGGCAACGGTGCTGATACCTATCATGCCGTCGGTTTCATATACCCGCACGTTCGGAAAATGA
- a CDS encoding tail fiber domain-containing protein, protein MTYKDGKLTVGRGMYKTYTTSWAGWAHYWGGATDQNGIKMHIHAADPRMSTTTNKLVFLDSDRSLYIDLYCRTMYQTSDEKLKTNIRSLKTTPVSRSAFSINIAPAQSNPSTNMVLKLNPVKYHWRDESEYERFNIRPVQSGVEEYGFLAQELEAIIPGAVAMTEEGDRLVNYSALIPILTGAIQELTARVAALESQLKAAGK, encoded by the coding sequence ATGACCTACAAGGACGGCAAACTCACCGTAGGACGAGGTATGTATAAAACCTATACGACGAGTTGGGCGGGATGGGCGCACTATTGGGGGGGGGCCACGGACCAGAACGGTATCAAAATGCACATTCATGCAGCCGATCCCCGTATGTCTACTACAACCAATAAACTTGTGTTTTTGGATAGCGACAGGTCCTTGTATATCGACCTTTATTGCCGCACGATGTATCAGACTTCGGATGAAAAACTGAAAACCAATATTCGCTCATTGAAAACGACACCCGTTTCCCGGTCTGCTTTTTCCATTAACATAGCGCCTGCACAATCTAACCCGTCAACGAATATGGTGCTGAAATTGAATCCCGTGAAATATCATTGGAGGGATGAAAGCGAATACGAAAGATTCAATATTCGTCCCGTGCAAAGCGGTGTGGAGGAATACGGTTTTTTGGCGCAGGAATTAGAAGCTATCATTCCCGGAGCAGTCGCCATGACAGAAGAGGGTGACCGTCTTGTCAATTATTCCGCCCTTATCCCGATTCTGACGGGCGCCATTCAGGAATTAACCGCGCGCGTCGCTGCATTGGAAAGTCAATTAAAAGCTGCCGGGAAATAG
- a CDS encoding IS1595 family transposase produces MIRSLIDLLRNLQSEEDCRLFLENIRWHGVPVCPHCGSKSEEHYKLTNGGVFRGLYKCKDCRERFTVTVGTMFEGSHIPLQKWFIAIYVFLAHKKGISSTQLHKDIAVTQKTAWFMLSRIRYSIRYNADIDFGDITQVDETYIGGKNKNRNAGKRLKNTRGRSLKLKAPVMGLLSDGKVYVEPIPKASKWILHGVINSLVPKGTTVVTDGWYGYKGLSENYVHKVVDHHRGEYVKGGYHTNSIEGFWSQLKRGIIGVYHLVTRKHLELYCDEFAYRYNTRNLTDGERFSQFLSFAKNRLRYQMLIL; encoded by the coding sequence ATGATAAGGTCGCTGATAGATTTATTGAGAAACTTGCAATCCGAGGAGGATTGTAGGCTTTTCTTGGAAAATATCAGGTGGCATGGTGTTCCGGTTTGTCCTCATTGTGGCAGTAAGTCGGAAGAACATTACAAACTGACCAATGGCGGTGTATTCCGAGGGCTATACAAATGCAAGGATTGCCGGGAACGATTTACCGTAACGGTAGGAACCATGTTCGAGGGTTCGCATATTCCTTTGCAGAAATGGTTTATAGCGATATACGTATTCTTGGCTCATAAGAAAGGCATAAGCAGTACCCAATTGCATAAAGATATTGCAGTTACGCAGAAAACTGCTTGGTTTATGTTGAGTCGGATACGTTATAGCATCAGATATAATGCGGATATTGACTTTGGCGATATTACGCAGGTCGATGAAACGTATATCGGAGGCAAGAACAAGAATCGGAATGCAGGCAAACGGTTGAAGAATACAAGAGGCCGTAGTCTTAAATTGAAAGCACCTGTAATGGGTCTGTTATCCGATGGAAAAGTCTATGTAGAGCCTATTCCGAAAGCCAGCAAATGGATATTGCATGGTGTGATAAATTCACTTGTGCCGAAAGGAACTACTGTTGTTACCGACGGCTGGTATGGCTACAAGGGTTTGTCGGAAAATTATGTGCATAAAGTAGTAGACCACCATAGAGGAGAATATGTCAAAGGCGGTTATCATACAAATTCGATTGAAGGTTTTTGGAGCCAACTGAAACGTGGCATAATAGGAGTTTATCATTTGGTTACTCGGAAACATTTGGAATTGTACTGCGATGAATTTGCATACCGATATAATACGAGGAATTTGACGGATGGGGAAAGATTCAGCCAATTCCTGTCCTTTGCCAAAAACCGATTAAGATACCAGATGTTGATATTGTAA